In the Thermomicrobiales bacterium genome, CGATGACGCAGATCGTCACGCGTTCTGCCAGGATTCTGGACGTTGAGATTCTCGGAGACGGCGCCACCGAGATCGCCAGGCGATCCCGTGGGACCCCGCGCGTCGCGAACCGACTGCTAAAGCGGGTTCGTGATTTCGCGCAGGTTCGCGCATCCGGCGTGATCACCGAGGAGGTGGCGCGCGACGCGATGTCGTTGCTTGATGTCGACCAACTGGGTCTCGATGACGTCGACCGGCGCATCCTGCTGGCGATCATTGAGAAGTTTGATGGCGGGCCGGTTGGCGTTGACACACTGGCGGCGGCGACAAGCGAAGAGACCGACACAATTATGGATGTCTATGAACCGTACCTGATTCAGCTTGGATTTCTTCAGCGCACGCCACGCGGCCGGGTAGCAACAAGACACGCCTATCTTCACCTGGGCCTGCCTGCTCCGACACTGTCGGATGACGCTCGGCAGGCATTGCTGTTCAGTCGCGAACCGGACAACGAGTGACCGATTCCGCGATCCCGCTCAACTGGTTCGATTACAAGCTTCCACCAGATCTGATTGCCCAGCAGCCGGTTGAGCCGCGTGACGCAGCGCGACTTCTGCTCGTAGATCGTTCTTCCGGCGCGCTCTCCGACCGGACCTTTCGTGATCTTCCCGATCTGCTGAACCCTGGCGATCTGATCGTCGTCAACGACACGCGGGTGTTGCCGGCACGGCTGTTCGCTCGCAGGCTGAGCGGCGGTCGCGTCGAGCTCTTGTTGCTCGACCGCAACGCTGATGGAGTCTGGCGGGCCATGGGTCGCCCGGCACGGCGGCTGCGAGCGGGAGAGCGCCTCGAGTTGCTGGATTCACAAGACGAGGTTACTAACGACGGAGTCGACGTCGTGGGTCGCGATGCGGAGCAGGTGTTGGTGCGGTTCGACGACGAAGAGGCGATCGGGCGCCACGGTCACGTGCCACTGCCGCCGTACATCCACGACCGCGTCGACGACCCGGAACGTTACCAGACGATCTACGCTCGGGATCCGGGTTCGGCGGCGGCGCCGACCGCCGGCATGCACTTCACGGTCGATATTCTGGAGCGTTGTCGGTCACGGGGCGTCCAGGTAGCTCCGATCACTCTCCATGTCGGTCTTGGGACGTTTCAGCCAATCAAGACGGTCGATGCGCGAGATCACCAGATGCATGCGGAGATCTTCTCGGTGTCGGCCGCTACGGTTGAGATGATCCGGGAGACACGGGTATCCGGCGGTCGGGTGCTGGCAGTCGGGACGACATCGGTGCGGACGTTGGAGACAATCGCGAGCTCGGTATTAGCGGGTGGTCCTGCCCGATCTCTGGCGGGAGAGACGCGACTGTTCATCACCCCGGGCACGCCGTTTCAATTGGTCGATCTGATGCTGACGAACTTCCACCTGCCGAGAACGACATTGCTCCTGCTCGTGGCTTCATTCGCCGGGGAAGCGTTGATGCGTCAGGCTTATCAGCATGCGATCGCGGAGCAGTACCGTTTCTACTCCTTCGGCGATGCGATGCTGATCGTGTAGGATGTCGGGTGGCCCGCTCAGCGGGATACGATCCGATCTGCAAAGGAAGGGCGCGGCGGATTGGCCGAGATGGAGCTAACGCGCGACAACGCATGGTCGCTGCTGACCGAATACGTTCACAACGAGCCATTGCTACGGCATTGCCTCGGCGTCGAGGCGTGCATGCGCGAGTATGCCCGTGTCTTCGACGCCGATGAGAATCTTTGGGGATTCGTGGGGCTGATCCACGATTTTGACTTCGAAATGCACCCGACCCTCGACCAGCACCCTCAGGATGGCGCTCCTATTCTCCGTGAGCATGGAGTGCCCGAACATGTGGTTCAGTCGGTTCTGTCGCACGCCGATCACCTCGATGTCCCGCGGGCGACATCGCTGGAACGAACACTGGCGGCGGTAGATGAGATGAGCGGCTTTGTCACCGCGGTTGCGCTCGTCCGGCCGACGAAGTCGATCGACGAGGTGACGCCTCGCGCCGTCCGGAAGAAGATGAAGGACAAGGCCTTCGCGCGGGCAGTGCACCGTGAGACGTTGATCGCGACCGCAGAAGAGCTGGGCGTCGATTTCGACGTTCATATCCAGCACGTCATCGACGGGATCGCGACAATCGCTCCTCAACTTGGCCTGACGCGCACCGAGACAACACAGGTGGTGGACTAGTATGCGCACTGTTCTTGTGATCATGCTGATCCTCGCCAGTGGGGTTTTCGTTGCGTGTGGCAATAGTGGCAATTCCGGGGGTGGCCCGGACGCGGCATCGACGAACGCCAGCGGCAGCTCGTCGTCGGCCAGTGATTCGACCGAAACACCAGGAGGACAAGTGTCCAATCCCAAGCAATGGAGCTCCCCACCAGCTATGCAGCTGGAGGAGGGCAAGGACTATCAGGCGATTCTGCACACCAACAAGGGCGACATGACGGTCGACCTGCTGGAGAGTGATGCGCCGAAGACAGTCAATAATTTCGTCTTCCTTGCCAAGCAGGGATACTACACCAACGTGCCGTTTCATCGGATCATCAAAGGATTCATGATCCAGACCGGTGATCCGACGGGAACCGGGGCTGGCGGCCCTGGCTATCGATTCGCCGACGAGCCGGTCACCCGCGACTACGTGCGCGGAACGGTCGCGATGGCGAACGCGGGACCGAACACAAACGGCTCCCAGTTCTTCATCATGCACCAGGACAACCCGCTGCCAAAGAACTACACCATCTTCGGTGAGTTGATCGACGGGTTCGACACGCTTGACGCGATCGCGAATGCACCGGTCGGGCCGAGCAGAAGCGGCGAAATGTCGACGCCGAAGGAACCACTGACGCTGGAAAGCGTCGAGATCGTTACCAAGTAAACAAACCTCGAACGCTGCGCGGGCAGGGCCGTGACCATCTGCCCGCTCGCGCAGTACACGGGACAGGATGGTCGGGACTTTCATGCGGCTCTGGTTGATTCGTCATGGCGAGACGATGTCGAATGCGCGTGGCGTGTTCCAGGGTCATCTGGACATTGAGCTGAACGAGCGCGGCGTCTCGCAGGCTCGCGCGGTCAGCGCCTATCTCGCGCCGATCGCGTTCGCGGCTGTTTTCTCCAGCGACCTGCAGCGAGCGGCGCGGACAGCCGAGCTTCTTGCGGGCGATCGCGCTGTTGCCTTTGACCCTGACCTGCGGGAAATGAACTACGGTGTCCTGCAGGGAGTCGCCTATCGGGATGCGGCAGAGACGTTGCGACCGCACAGGCTCGAGGAGGCCTGGCTACGTGGAGAGATCCATCGTGGTCGCCAGTCACTGCCGGCGGGCGAGAGCCTCGCGCAGTTCCGCCGCCGGACATCGAGGTTCGTGGACAAGCTGGACGATCGGTTTCTCGATGACGAGTCCGCAAATGTCCTGGTCGTCGGACATGGCGGCCAGTTGGCGGTGCTGTTGACTGTTCTGCTCGGCATGCCGGCGCGAGCTCGATACTCGTTTCGTTTCGCGAACTGCGGAATCTCGGTCCTTACACGCATACCCGGGAACACCACGCTGGATCTGCACAACCTCGTGGTTTGGGATGAAGGGCGCGTATTCAGCGACCGCGGGCTATCCGGCCAACTGCCTCAACGAGCCGAGTAATATCCGAATCATCGGTGAAGTAGGTACAGGAAACGCGCACTGCGCTCGGCTCCTCGACGCGACGCTGGGCGATCCTGTCGCGATCCCAAAGCTCCTGGCTGATATCAATTCCGCTCATCCCGGCGATCGTGAAGGTGACGATTCCTGAGGAGTCGTGCCATTCGACCGGCGTGATGACATCGATGCCAGGGGTTTCGTTCAGCGCTTCTTTCATTCGACTCGACATCGTATTCACGTGACTGAATATCGCGTCCCAACCGAGGGTTGCCTGATACTCGATCGCGTCGGCGAGAGCTTCATAGGTGTGCCAGGCACGTGTGCCGTACTCGAAACGCGAGGCGTCCCCCGCGAAACGAAGCGTGGGAGGTGGATCGGTCTGGTAGTAGCTCCGTGTCCACTGTGGCTCAACCGCTCCGTCGCCGAAATAGGCCGGCGGGACGAGATCGATCTTCCCCGGATCGAACCAGGCAAAGCCGCTTCCCTTCGGGCCGGCCAGCCACTTGTGGCCGTTACCGATGACGAAATCGGCGCGCAACACAGGAATGTCGATCGGGAACTGCCCAACGGACTGCGATGCGTCGACCAGAATGACGACATCTGGCCCGACGAGGTCGCGGATTCGTTCAACTGGCACTCTCGTTCCGGTCTCGCATGAGACGTGGCTGATTGCAACCACCCGGGTTCGGTTGCTGAGGACGGCGTGGATATTGGCAAGGAGTGCGTCCGGGTCGGAGCTCAACTGCGTAAATCGCAACCGGGCCTCGGCACGCTCGCAGGCTGCCAGCCATGGATAGATCATTGCCGGATGCTCTTCGGTGGAGGTAATGACCTCATCACCGGCCACAAGCGGAAAGCGGGCTGCAATCCAGTTGATTCCATCAGTCGCGTTTCGATTAAGAGCGACGTCGGATGGCTCGACACTGAGGAACGACGCGAGCGTTCGACGAGCGCGTTCGTACCCCTCTACTGCTCGTGCCTGCGTGGCGTGCCCACCGCGCTCGTGGTCGACAATGTACGCGAGATGCCGGGCAAGCACTGGCTCGGCCATGATCCCTACAGTGCCGGTGTTGAGGTAGGTCCAGTCATCCAGTATCGGAAGCGCCGACCGGGTTGCCGCGAGATCGTAGCCGGTGGTGTTTGCCGCGTCGTTCATTGCCTCTTTTGCCTGTCGTTCACGACGAATTCACGCGACCGGATGGTAGCAGAACGCTTGGTCGTGGTCGATTGTGGGTCGGATGGCGAACGGACCCGACGCATTGCCGGGTCCGTTGGACAGCACGCCGAAGATAGCCGGGTGATTACGCGACGAGCGCGTCGTAAACACGCTCGTAATCGTTGAGCAGCTTGAGCCAGTGACGTTCCCAACGTGTCACGTCCTGACCTTCTTCGAGACCGCTGTCGATCATCCGATACCCGTCCTCGAGGCGGGCTTCGATCTCACGG is a window encoding:
- the queA gene encoding tRNA preQ1(34) S-adenosylmethionine ribosyltransferase-isomerase QueA, yielding MTDSAIPLNWFDYKLPPDLIAQQPVEPRDAARLLLVDRSSGALSDRTFRDLPDLLNPGDLIVVNDTRVLPARLFARRLSGGRVELLLLDRNADGVWRAMGRPARRLRAGERLELLDSQDEVTNDGVDVVGRDAEQVLVRFDDEEAIGRHGHVPLPPYIHDRVDDPERYQTIYARDPGSAAAPTAGMHFTVDILERCRSRGVQVAPITLHVGLGTFQPIKTVDARDHQMHAEIFSVSAATVEMIRETRVSGGRVLAVGTTSVRTLETIASSVLAGGPARSLAGETRLFITPGTPFQLVDLMLTNFHLPRTTLLLLVASFAGEALMRQAYQHAIAEQYRFYSFGDAMLIV
- a CDS encoding HDIG domain-containing metalloprotein translates to MELTRDNAWSLLTEYVHNEPLLRHCLGVEACMREYARVFDADENLWGFVGLIHDFDFEMHPTLDQHPQDGAPILREHGVPEHVVQSVLSHADHLDVPRATSLERTLAAVDEMSGFVTAVALVRPTKSIDEVTPRAVRKKMKDKAFARAVHRETLIATAEELGVDFDVHIQHVIDGIATIAPQLGLTRTETTQVVD
- a CDS encoding peptidylprolyl isomerase — its product is MRTVLVIMLILASGVFVACGNSGNSGGGPDAASTNASGSSSSASDSTETPGGQVSNPKQWSSPPAMQLEEGKDYQAILHTNKGDMTVDLLESDAPKTVNNFVFLAKQGYYTNVPFHRIIKGFMIQTGDPTGTGAGGPGYRFADEPVTRDYVRGTVAMANAGPNTNGSQFFIMHQDNPLPKNYTIFGELIDGFDTLDAIANAPVGPSRSGEMSTPKEPLTLESVEIVTK
- a CDS encoding histidine phosphatase family protein, which codes for MRLWLIRHGETMSNARGVFQGHLDIELNERGVSQARAVSAYLAPIAFAAVFSSDLQRAARTAELLAGDRAVAFDPDLREMNYGVLQGVAYRDAAETLRPHRLEEAWLRGEIHRGRQSLPAGESLAQFRRRTSRFVDKLDDRFLDDESANVLVVGHGGQLAVLLTVLLGMPARARYSFRFANCGISVLTRIPGNTTLDLHNLVVWDEGRVFSDRGLSGQLPQRAE
- a CDS encoding aminotransferase class V-fold PLP-dependent enzyme — protein: MNDAANTTGYDLAATRSALPILDDWTYLNTGTVGIMAEPVLARHLAYIVDHERGGHATQARAVEGYERARRTLASFLSVEPSDVALNRNATDGINWIAARFPLVAGDEVITSTEEHPAMIYPWLAACERAEARLRFTQLSSDPDALLANIHAVLSNRTRVVAISHVSCETGTRVPVERIRDLVGPDVVILVDASQSVGQFPIDIPVLRADFVIGNGHKWLAGPKGSGFAWFDPGKIDLVPPAYFGDGAVEPQWTRSYYQTDPPPTLRFAGDASRFEYGTRAWHTYEALADAIEYQATLGWDAIFSHVNTMSSRMKEALNETPGIDVITPVEWHDSSGIVTFTIAGMSGIDISQELWDRDRIAQRRVEEPSAVRVSCTYFTDDSDITRLVEAVGRIARGR